A genomic region of Oceaniferula marina contains the following coding sequences:
- a CDS encoding substrate-binding domain-containing protein, with translation MTRQIPSSKIAQATEILRSAIAKGEWEEFLPSERVLSSQLQISRVTLRKALDSLTHEGLIAAAERSKRRAILAKKSGAESVSRVVFLTQKPAHESPAQVLSQYAQLCHYLSKVGLEVQLESSDIFQYNQVSQDVLTRLVESHDRAHWVLHQCPEFVQLWFFEQGISATVFGSAFPGINLPSVDVDFRSAGRHATGYLLARGHRRLAMVRFRSTLAGDDLAYQGMVDALMSPSSILPRPSPVVMSHNYDVARLTRELDRLFSLPDPPTGLVVVNFHHVLTMISHLSSIGLSVPGDVSIISLSDDVVFESFSPRPVSYRLGDVLVKKLVRQVIDSVSGVTDHRQVLLISEQIPGGTVAKLS, from the coding sequence ATGACTCGTCAAATTCCAAGTAGCAAAATTGCCCAGGCAACGGAGATTCTTCGTTCTGCCATCGCCAAGGGTGAATGGGAAGAGTTTTTACCGAGCGAGAGAGTTCTGTCGTCGCAGCTGCAGATTAGCCGGGTGACTCTGCGCAAGGCGCTGGATTCACTTACGCATGAAGGTTTGATTGCCGCTGCAGAACGATCGAAGCGGAGGGCGATCCTTGCCAAAAAATCAGGTGCTGAATCGGTGAGTCGGGTTGTTTTTTTGACCCAGAAACCTGCGCATGAATCACCAGCTCAAGTGCTGTCACAGTATGCCCAATTGTGCCACTATTTATCGAAAGTAGGCTTGGAGGTCCAATTGGAAAGTTCGGATATCTTTCAATACAACCAGGTTTCGCAGGATGTTCTGACCCGACTTGTCGAGTCCCATGATCGAGCGCATTGGGTGCTGCACCAATGTCCTGAGTTCGTTCAGCTCTGGTTTTTCGAGCAAGGGATCAGTGCCACGGTTTTTGGGTCGGCTTTTCCGGGGATCAATCTGCCGAGTGTGGATGTGGATTTTAGAAGCGCTGGGCGTCATGCAACAGGGTATCTGTTAGCGCGTGGTCATCGTCGATTGGCCATGGTCAGGTTTCGTTCCACCTTGGCTGGAGATGATTTGGCATACCAAGGTATGGTCGACGCCCTGATGTCACCAAGTTCTATCTTGCCCAGGCCTTCTCCGGTTGTCATGAGTCATAACTATGATGTGGCCAGACTGACGCGAGAGCTTGACCGCTTGTTTTCCCTGCCAGATCCGCCGACCGGGTTGGTGGTTGTCAATTTTCATCATGTGTTGACCATGATCAGCCATTTATCCTCGATCGGGTTATCTGTCCCGGGAGATGTATCGATCATATCGCTCTCTGATGATGTGGTATTTGAGAGCTTCAGCCCTCGGCCGGTGAGTTATCGTTTGGGCGATGTGTTGGTAAAAAAGCTTGTCCGCCAGGTGATTGACTCTGTGTCAGGGGTGACTGATCACCGGCAGGTTCTCTTGATTTCGGAACAAATCCCAGGTGGGACTGTGGCCAAACTGAGCTAA
- a CDS encoding substrate-binding domain-containing protein, which produces MQGIPTSKATQTAQIIRESIQRGEWVEFLPGERTLAKELMISRACLRQALAILTQEKVLAPVEKSKRRSIRQQSDVPKQSDKVVFFTPEPAHRAAPIVLEQVAQLRHYLSKENKTVEWLSSPVFRNPQTTDLTIQQITSSHPHAHWILHQSPQHIQQWFAQSDIRCSVFGSLFPAVSLPCIDIDFYSASRHATGHLLAKGHQRIGLIRFRSQLAGDNLAMQGMLDAIHAHGGDAIPPPVELSHNFHTERLTSALDQLYASSRRPSALIIVNHHHFITSFTHLISRGLQVPKDVSLISLSHDSILDCFSPLPTCYSVGNRLIRNLAQMIINPASQTKPALLIPELRSGKTVSLIEV; this is translated from the coding sequence ATGCAAGGAATTCCAACCAGCAAGGCAACCCAGACCGCCCAGATCATCCGCGAATCCATTCAACGCGGGGAGTGGGTCGAATTCCTACCTGGGGAGCGAACCTTGGCTAAAGAACTGATGATCAGCAGAGCCTGCCTGCGACAGGCACTCGCCATCCTCACCCAGGAAAAAGTGCTCGCCCCGGTCGAAAAATCAAAACGCCGAAGCATTCGACAACAGTCCGACGTTCCGAAACAAAGCGACAAGGTGGTTTTTTTCACCCCCGAACCCGCACACCGGGCCGCCCCGATCGTTCTGGAGCAAGTCGCACAACTCCGCCACTACCTCAGCAAGGAAAACAAAACCGTCGAGTGGCTTTCCTCCCCGGTCTTCCGCAACCCGCAAACCACGGATTTAACCATCCAGCAAATCACCAGCTCCCACCCGCACGCACACTGGATTTTGCACCAAAGCCCCCAACACATCCAACAGTGGTTTGCTCAATCAGACATTCGCTGTTCGGTCTTTGGTTCTCTTTTCCCCGCAGTCTCGCTTCCCTGCATCGATATCGACTTCTACAGCGCCAGCCGCCACGCCACCGGACATCTGCTGGCAAAAGGCCACCAACGTATCGGACTGATCCGATTCCGATCCCAACTGGCCGGAGACAATCTCGCCATGCAAGGTATGCTCGACGCCATACATGCCCACGGCGGCGACGCCATCCCCCCTCCCGTGGAACTAAGCCACAATTTTCACACGGAGCGACTGACCTCGGCGCTGGACCAACTCTACGCATCATCGCGTCGCCCCAGCGCCCTGATCATAGTCAATCACCACCACTTCATCACAAGTTTCACCCACCTTATCTCACGTGGCCTGCAGGTCCCGAAAGATGTCTCTCTGATCTCTCTCTCACACGACTCGATCCTCGATTGTTTCAGCCCCCTGCCAACCTGTTATTCCGTCGGAAACCGCCTGATCCGCAATCTGGCACAGATGATCATCAATCCGGCAAGCCAAACCAAACCAGCTTTACTCATCCCCGAACTGCGATCAGGAAAAACCGTGAGCCTCATAGAGGTCTAA
- a CDS encoding LamG domain-containing protein, producing MKRITHPVLTLITSAGISQAALVLHSSMDNIDVGAGLGTDNTNSGNFNVGNAVGTDGTATAVNTGGSVTSGTTGQFGEAITFSTGTGGDRNVNYGNNFDVGNSSQTVSLWINSNSSGTGARFIASKGNVGSGDNGWSIWLEGSSLIMRGEYTGSDNSTQNLAVSHAFDFDDNVWHHVALVIDNTNGTWTGYLDGDSSADHASNGWSIGGGGGESNTFAPGSDFSNTSSLRLGASNSLTAEWAGSADDFGIWNEALSASQIDEIALNGVASVPEPSSVALLGLGGLALLLRRRK from the coding sequence ATGAAACGCATAACTCACCCCGTATTAACCTTGATCACCTCAGCTGGCATCTCACAAGCAGCCTTGGTGCTCCACAGCTCAATGGACAACATTGACGTTGGTGCAGGTCTGGGAACAGATAATACAAACAGTGGTAATTTCAATGTGGGGAACGCCGTAGGAACTGACGGCACTGCAACAGCAGTCAATACAGGAGGCTCAGTCACCTCCGGAACAACAGGACAATTTGGAGAAGCCATCACATTCAGCACCGGGACAGGAGGAGATCGCAACGTCAACTATGGTAATAATTTCGACGTAGGCAATAGCAGCCAAACGGTTTCGCTATGGATCAATTCAAATAGCTCAGGCACTGGAGCCCGCTTTATAGCATCCAAGGGAAATGTCGGATCAGGAGACAATGGTTGGTCTATCTGGCTTGAAGGAAGCAGCCTGATCATGCGTGGCGAATATACAGGTAGCGATAACAGCACTCAGAATCTTGCTGTTTCACATGCGTTCGACTTCGATGACAACGTCTGGCACCACGTAGCCCTCGTAATCGACAACACAAACGGTACATGGACTGGCTATCTTGATGGTGATTCCTCAGCGGACCATGCATCCAATGGTTGGAGCATTGGTGGTGGTGGTGGTGAAAGCAATACGTTTGCGCCAGGAAGCGACTTTTCCAATACAAGTAGCTTACGACTTGGTGCATCCAACAGCTTAACAGCCGAGTGGGCCGGATCTGCCGACGACTTCGGCATCTGGAATGAGGCTCTCAGCGCTTCTCAAATTGATGAAATCGCACTTAACGGAGTGGCTTCAGTCCCTGAACCATCCTCCGTTGCCCTTCTTGGTCTTGGTGGTCTCGCCCTGCTTCTGCGCCGCCGTAAGTAA
- a CDS encoding PEP-CTERM sorting domain-containing protein (PEP-CTERM proteins occur, often in large numbers, in the proteomes of bacteria that also encode an exosortase, a predicted intramembrane cysteine proteinase. The presence of a PEP-CTERM domain at a protein's C-terminus predicts cleavage within the sorting domain, followed by covalent anchoring to some some component of the (usually Gram-negative) cell surface. Many PEP-CTERM proteins exhibit an unusual sequence composition that includes large numbers of potential glycosylation sites. Expression of one such protein has been shown restore the ability of a bacterium to form floc, a type of biofilm.), which produces MIKSITHIALTLSATVYTANAATTLATLDPFIYDSEMDQGTWTHQSLTLNDGGWISSGAPLSNPTQITSFELFRDNSTSVAGQIWMAALSIQGDLTSTVAVSSHTLDVNGTAQGGILAWNFAANSLDTGTQYFFTPILDDGDGMFETDGSDTATTVRVAVPGDIISGGAGGDTKDWAMRITAVPEPSSAALLGLGGLALILRRRK; this is translated from the coding sequence GTGATCAAATCCATTACTCACATCGCGCTGACTTTGTCAGCCACGGTTTACACAGCAAACGCCGCAACCACCCTGGCGACCTTGGATCCATTTATCTACGACAGTGAGATGGATCAAGGAACCTGGACTCACCAGTCACTGACTCTCAATGACGGCGGCTGGATTTCATCCGGAGCCCCCCTCAGCAATCCTACTCAAATCACTTCCTTTGAACTCTTCAGGGATAATAGCACTAGTGTAGCAGGTCAAATCTGGATGGCAGCACTCAGCATCCAAGGTGACCTGACCAGCACCGTCGCAGTGTCCTCCCACACCCTTGATGTCAATGGAACAGCTCAAGGTGGCATCCTGGCATGGAACTTCGCAGCCAACAGCCTCGACACCGGCACTCAATACTTCTTTACGCCTATCCTCGACGACGGCGATGGTATGTTTGAAACCGACGGCAGCGATACCGCAACAACTGTTCGCGTAGCCGTTCCGGGCGACATCATTTCCGGTGGTGCCGGTGGAGATACCAAAGATTGGGCCATGCGGATCACCGCTGTCCCAGAGCCCTCCTCCGCGGCCCTTCTTGGCCTTGGTGGACTCGCCCTGATCTTGCGCCGCCGTAAGTAA
- a CDS encoding PEP-CTERM sorting domain-containing protein, with amino-acid sequence MKQTIHSLLILTASAGVSSAAWTASNLSWEDDGVSNTPLTGWVETSLGSDPLDAGDFRVARDPDNWFPDSTAGTHVLLLEGDNGNEFGSLSQLLGGSAEAGTYTFSLADVGVTNFADNENAQLSFGFSLDGINFIGGSSQTLTEGSGGFGSPDNGATALNPSVSYTSDGTEGALYIMLATTGAHTGRSVPSIGSSSLDFTTVPEPSSTALFGLGGMALILRRRK; translated from the coding sequence ATGAAACAAACAATCCATTCACTTCTAATCCTGACGGCCTCCGCTGGAGTATCGAGTGCCGCCTGGACGGCCAGTAACCTTAGCTGGGAAGACGACGGTGTTTCCAACACCCCTCTTACAGGTTGGGTAGAAACATCCCTCGGCTCGGATCCGCTTGACGCGGGAGACTTCCGAGTTGCGCGTGACCCTGACAATTGGTTCCCGGACAGCACAGCCGGAACACACGTCCTCCTGCTTGAGGGAGATAACGGAAACGAATTCGGCAGCCTCAGCCAACTCCTCGGAGGCTCCGCGGAAGCCGGAACTTATACATTCAGCCTGGCCGACGTTGGCGTCACCAACTTTGCTGATAATGAGAATGCCCAGCTCTCGTTCGGATTTTCACTTGATGGCATCAACTTCATTGGAGGATCATCCCAGACACTCACCGAAGGAAGTGGTGGCTTTGGTTCTCCCGACAACGGAGCTACGGCTCTCAATCCATCCGTAAGCTATACTTCCGACGGCACAGAAGGAGCGCTCTACATTATGCTTGCGACAACAGGAGCCCACACTGGGCGCAGTGTGCCAAGCATTGGGTCGTCCAGCCTCGATTTTACGACCGTTCCAGAACCGTCCTCCACAGCCCTTTTCGGACTTGGAGGTATGGCTCTGATCTTACGTCGCCGGAAATAG
- a CDS encoding sialidase family protein, whose product MKRLALIIALTLPLQAAKYEITTHTLPILNDGEPARVFDFTLHTDKARTLTSIHFDTSHTSDISDIEEISIMHLRKAGDRRYANIKPDRQHMQLKQEMNFPKGGHKCRVFVKVKKGSNLLNRIGIQISRFEFANGEHLNVELNKNYKPSRLAHRIHQRGDHQCHTFRIPAITKANDGSLLAVYDMRYNSSRDLQEHMDIGLSRSTDGGQTWSAPTPIMDMGTFGGKPEKENGCSDPGILVDRKTGEIFVTACWTHGKPGTHQWRGKGSEPGLDILKSTQFMVVRSKDNGITWSKPENWTKQLKDPSWQLFAPAPGNGITLKDGTLVMPTQGRDAKGTPFSNITWSKDHGKTWTVSNHARDNTTECAVAELSDGALMLSMRDNRNRKLKGDNNGRAVGLTKNLGKTWSIHPADHGALPEPVCMASLISHTTQSGNNLLFFSNPHNQHHRRDITIQRSSDDGKTWPKKHHILLDQGAGYGYSSLVIIDNKTIGILYESSAADMTFQKIPLDDFD is encoded by the coding sequence ATGAAACGCCTGGCCCTCATCATCGCTCTAACGCTGCCTCTTCAAGCGGCAAAATACGAAATCACCACCCATACGCTACCCATCCTCAATGATGGCGAGCCTGCCAGAGTTTTTGACTTTACCTTGCATACCGACAAAGCCCGAACCCTAACATCAATTCATTTCGATACATCACACACCAGTGACATCAGCGACATTGAGGAGATATCGATCATGCATCTGCGCAAGGCGGGTGACCGCCGGTATGCAAACATCAAACCGGATCGTCAACACATGCAGCTCAAGCAGGAGATGAACTTCCCCAAAGGGGGGCATAAATGCCGGGTGTTCGTCAAAGTTAAAAAAGGGTCGAACTTATTAAACCGAATCGGGATCCAGATTTCCCGATTCGAATTTGCCAATGGAGAACACCTCAATGTGGAGTTGAACAAAAATTACAAACCATCAAGGCTAGCTCACCGCATTCATCAACGCGGGGACCACCAATGCCACACCTTCCGTATACCCGCCATCACCAAAGCCAATGACGGAAGTCTGTTAGCCGTGTATGACATGCGCTACAACTCATCCAGGGACCTCCAGGAACACATGGACATCGGCCTGTCCCGCTCCACGGACGGAGGACAAACATGGAGCGCCCCCACCCCCATCATGGACATGGGAACATTCGGAGGAAAACCAGAAAAGGAAAATGGATGCTCCGACCCTGGAATCTTAGTCGACCGCAAAACCGGAGAAATTTTCGTAACCGCTTGTTGGACCCACGGCAAACCCGGCACCCACCAATGGCGGGGTAAAGGATCAGAGCCGGGACTGGATATTCTAAAATCAACCCAGTTCATGGTCGTTCGATCCAAGGACAACGGCATCACCTGGTCGAAACCAGAGAACTGGACCAAACAGCTGAAAGATCCGTCCTGGCAACTCTTCGCACCGGCTCCCGGTAACGGCATCACCCTGAAGGATGGCACTCTCGTCATGCCCACCCAGGGTCGTGACGCCAAAGGCACTCCATTTTCTAACATCACCTGGAGCAAAGACCACGGGAAAACCTGGACCGTTTCCAACCACGCTCGCGACAACACCACCGAATGCGCCGTGGCCGAACTGTCCGATGGTGCGCTCATGCTCTCGATGCGCGACAACCGGAACCGCAAACTCAAGGGAGACAACAACGGCCGAGCTGTAGGTCTCACCAAGAATCTGGGGAAAACATGGTCCATACACCCTGCTGACCATGGTGCTCTACCCGAGCCAGTCTGTATGGCCAGTCTAATCAGCCATACAACGCAATCAGGCAACAATCTTCTCTTTTTCTCCAATCCACACAACCAACATCACCGCCGTGACATCACCATTCAAAGAAGTTCCGATGACGGCAAGACCTGGCCGAAAAAACATCACATCCTGCTCGATCAAGGTGCTGGCTACGGCTACTCGTCACTTGTCATCATCGACAACAAAACGATTGGAATCCTCTACGAATCCTCCGCCGCCGATATGACCTTCCAGAAGATTCCTCTCGACGACTTTGATTAA
- a CDS encoding PEP-CTERM sorting domain-containing protein, with the protein MMKYMTPILLPLAATAGISHAATVLASADFSTLPDGTVTDTTSISGIGSGTWDGGTSNVSGGVVDTTTTDGYVNFTSAGFNMDLAGGNTYTFTATIDPGTLSGQRGGLFGQIGSWTSSTTEWWVRIQDSTNDTVFLLRDTSGNQVVANFDTSAALSADGTHVLEFTIDSSSISATVNGVAQSGTADTSSLTNTIGDASGRMVMGAYNSTDSNRFDGLASSYVISVVPEPSSAALLGLGGLSLILCRRR; encoded by the coding sequence ATGATGAAATACATGACACCCATTCTGCTGCCCCTTGCGGCTACAGCTGGAATCTCGCATGCGGCAACAGTCCTCGCCTCAGCGGACTTCTCAACCTTGCCAGATGGCACAGTCACTGACACCACATCCATCTCCGGCATTGGCAGCGGCACTTGGGACGGAGGAACATCCAACGTTTCGGGCGGAGTTGTTGACACGACCACTACAGACGGATACGTCAATTTTACATCGGCCGGATTCAATATGGATCTTGCAGGAGGGAATACCTACACCTTCACGGCAACGATTGATCCAGGCACATTAAGTGGCCAACGCGGTGGTCTTTTCGGTCAAATCGGCTCTTGGACAAGCAGCACAACCGAGTGGTGGGTACGTATCCAAGATTCCACGAACGACACCGTGTTCCTTCTTCGCGATACCTCCGGCAACCAGGTGGTAGCGAACTTCGACACTTCAGCAGCCCTCTCGGCGGACGGAACACACGTCCTGGAATTCACCATTGATTCCTCATCCATCTCCGCCACGGTCAACGGCGTTGCCCAATCGGGAACCGCTGACACCTCAAGTTTAACCAACACCATTGGTGATGCTTCCGGACGCATGGTAATGGGCGCCTACAACAGCACGGACAGCAATCGATTCGATGGACTGGCTAGCAGCTACGTCATCTCCGTTGTCCCGGAACCATCCTCCGCGGCCCTTCTCGGACTCGGCGGACTCAGCCTGATCCTGTGCCGCCGTAGGTAA
- a CDS encoding PEP-CTERM sorting domain-containing protein, which yields MKHTTSILLALTTTVSLSSAAVTVISTDPTTYTDASTGEGNWHYQSLTLNDSGFTVTGGSLDANMNLESVTFAHDTASTTDGLYLVAMTDVQDTATIVAQSTNSINMTGLSGGDLLTWTFDSDTLSTSTQYFFAWYQDTSGDGIIGAGDTDADARIAMKGNVIAGQLRNAPTGGISTNDDAMMNIQLTAVPEPSSAALLGLGGLSLILRRRK from the coding sequence ATGAAACACACGACATCTATCTTGCTGGCACTCACCACTACTGTGAGCCTTAGCAGTGCCGCAGTCACGGTCATCTCTACAGACCCTACAACATACACAGATGCATCAACAGGAGAAGGGAACTGGCACTACCAGAGCCTTACTCTAAATGACTCTGGCTTCACCGTTACCGGGGGATCACTGGATGCTAATATGAATCTCGAAAGTGTCACATTTGCACATGATACTGCCAGCACAACAGATGGCCTTTACTTGGTAGCCATGACAGACGTCCAAGACACGGCCACAATCGTAGCCCAATCGACCAACTCAATCAACATGACAGGACTCTCTGGCGGAGACCTTCTGACATGGACCTTCGATAGTGACACGCTTAGCACTTCCACTCAGTACTTTTTCGCCTGGTATCAAGACACTAGCGGAGACGGCATCATTGGTGCCGGAGACACTGACGCTGACGCACGCATAGCAATGAAAGGCAACGTGATTGCAGGTCAATTGCGTAATGCACCAACCGGGGGCATTTCCACCAACGACGATGCAATGATGAACATCCAACTCACCGCTGTCCCGGAACCATCCTCCGCTGCCCTTCTCGGACTCGGCGGACTCAGCCTGATCCTGCGTCGCCGCAAGTAA
- a CDS encoding family 20 glycosylhydrolase, whose protein sequence is MKQFTQLLWLISAVLSAGHLTANDQQVNPSTPALLPSPQSIEWSRQTIEIMKAGLTLPKASANPLKLAQLKREANELFKRNNITASQHSEQQIVFRLGKVTVPKHWKGQEREAYELIAEERGVVITANHIDGLYHGLQTLRQLIVHKNGKTTVASCKITDYPAFKIRGFMHDVGRNFQTIEQLKMQIDIMAAYKYNIFHWHLTDHFGWRLESKIFPDLQSKKAFGRHHGKFYTQNEFKDMVDYCWARGIRIIPEFDSPGHSEAFRHGLNIKNMKDPRAKESICKLIDELCTLADKERMPYIHIGTDEVRHKDEYVNADYLPALHQAVQNNHREVIGWWKGMTIKGDTKQIQQSWAQYRPLQHLRHIDSRSNYVNHLESLDFATRMLFQQPCRVPHGDKQNLGGILAHWPDTRVEDEKLTLTNNPVIPAMVAYSEAVWTGIKKDQPEYWACVPAKGTKEYEAFADFENRIAEQRDRFMSGKPFPMVKTHQIEWRLLGPVSNHEVPELERGIIKDLYDVKGKPYRWTKPLYGAAIHTRHFFNFSRHLNHHPKGKDIVWGNTHIYSPMDQEVDAWIAFNTISSSDDRAGAATPGNWGAHPDCNIWLNGKRIDPPKWKTDGKRGKETPLVDQVYSSRQPSKIKLNKGWNTLLVKSARKFKWVFSFSPIVKDGQSYREVDKLRYSATTPTN, encoded by the coding sequence ATGAAGCAGTTCACACAATTACTATGGTTGATTAGCGCAGTCCTCAGCGCTGGTCATCTGACCGCAAACGACCAGCAGGTCAACCCAAGCACCCCGGCCCTGCTTCCGTCGCCACAGAGTATCGAATGGAGCCGACAGACCATCGAAATCATGAAGGCCGGGCTAACACTCCCCAAAGCCTCGGCCAATCCACTCAAGCTGGCTCAACTCAAACGAGAAGCCAATGAGCTTTTCAAGCGGAACAACATCACAGCATCACAACATTCGGAACAACAAATCGTTTTCCGCCTCGGCAAGGTTACGGTTCCCAAGCACTGGAAAGGACAAGAACGAGAAGCCTACGAACTCATTGCTGAAGAGCGGGGTGTTGTCATCACGGCCAATCACATCGACGGCCTCTACCACGGTCTACAAACCCTCCGTCAACTCATTGTGCACAAAAACGGCAAAACCACTGTCGCCAGCTGCAAAATCACCGACTACCCCGCCTTCAAAATCCGGGGCTTCATGCACGACGTCGGTCGCAATTTTCAAACCATCGAACAGCTTAAGATGCAAATCGACATCATGGCTGCCTATAAATACAACATCTTCCATTGGCACCTCACCGACCACTTCGGCTGGAGGCTGGAAAGTAAGATCTTCCCGGATCTCCAATCCAAAAAGGCCTTTGGCCGCCATCATGGAAAATTCTACACCCAGAACGAATTCAAGGACATGGTCGACTACTGCTGGGCACGCGGCATCCGTATCATCCCGGAATTCGATTCCCCCGGCCACTCCGAAGCGTTCCGCCACGGCCTGAACATCAAAAACATGAAAGACCCTCGGGCCAAAGAGTCCATCTGCAAGCTCATCGATGAGCTCTGCACCCTCGCGGACAAAGAACGGATGCCTTACATTCACATTGGCACCGACGAAGTGCGCCACAAAGATGAATACGTCAATGCCGACTACCTTCCCGCCTTACATCAGGCGGTGCAGAACAACCACCGTGAAGTCATCGGCTGGTGGAAAGGTATGACGATCAAAGGGGACACCAAACAAATCCAGCAATCCTGGGCTCAATACCGACCGCTTCAGCACCTGCGACACATCGACTCACGCTCCAACTACGTCAACCACCTCGAGTCGCTCGACTTCGCCACACGTATGCTCTTCCAGCAACCCTGCCGCGTCCCTCATGGAGACAAACAAAACCTCGGTGGTATTCTCGCCCACTGGCCGGACACCCGCGTCGAGGATGAAAAACTGACCCTCACCAACAACCCGGTGATCCCGGCCATGGTCGCCTACTCTGAGGCTGTCTGGACAGGCATCAAAAAAGACCAACCCGAGTACTGGGCCTGTGTCCCGGCAAAAGGAACCAAAGAATACGAGGCCTTTGCTGATTTTGAAAACCGCATCGCCGAACAGCGCGACCGGTTCATGTCCGGTAAACCTTTCCCCATGGTCAAAACACACCAGATCGAATGGCGATTGTTAGGGCCCGTATCCAACCATGAAGTTCCAGAACTCGAACGTGGCATCATCAAAGACCTCTACGACGTAAAGGGTAAACCATACCGCTGGACCAAGCCGCTATACGGGGCAGCGATCCACACCCGGCACTTTTTCAATTTCAGCAGGCACTTGAACCACCACCCGAAAGGCAAGGATATCGTCTGGGGGAACACCCACATCTATAGCCCAATGGATCAAGAAGTGGACGCATGGATTGCCTTCAACACAATCTCCTCATCAGACGACCGAGCCGGGGCTGCTACACCTGGAAACTGGGGAGCCCACCCCGATTGTAATATCTGGCTCAACGGCAAACGCATCGACCCGCCCAAATGGAAAACCGATGGCAAACGAGGCAAGGAGACCCCGCTTGTCGATCAAGTCTACAGCTCTCGCCAACCGAGCAAAATCAAACTCAACAAAGGCTGGAACACCCTGTTAGTCAAATCCGCACGTAAATTCAAGTGGGTCTTCTCCTTCAGCCCTATAGTAAAAGACGGCCAGTCCTACCGCGAAGTGGACAAGCTCCGCTACTCAGCCACCACTCCAACAAACTAA